One window of Gloeothece citriformis PCC 7424 genomic DNA carries:
- a CDS encoding dynamin family protein — MNEFIPLEKEVDQLFEKALSQTANQSALSDFHHLLQQCRRRIHQPMRVAIVGVIKAGKSTLMNALLQEKMVATGKVEATFNINWLKYAEQPALKVYFKDENRPPEAKSFSQLEALTLRPEEHQDYLLSIKYIEVSCPNPILKTFHIIDTPGLKSFYEEDSKNTQEFLQLHGEELTNVTQKEAANADAVLYLFSQSIGQGDAETLQAFQGPLAGNATPINAIGVLTKVDIYATDPNINNPMVAGSRVANGLLEKAQVRRLFYTIYPICGLLAEGSQTLSEKHLDILNRLAQLPQKRFKSLSRYTSKFTDPYELDDIPVSQDDRKAIEKQLGLYGVILAYELINSGINSREQLAEELLKKTGVNELRQLVLSHFGHRSLLIKLGKVLQDISSNYFQLRQRLQGEALDILEEISGQFDALQSKQHAFAELDVLRSHYEGKLNFDEKEEKQLLAVTGENGISCGERLELSEQATIEEMIPVAIERMQYWHTRANDYMSGDRATIAAATVLTRSYDRILYRLQKAKEYLQKANDYLYF; from the coding sequence ATGAATGAATTTATTCCCCTAGAAAAAGAAGTGGATCAACTGTTTGAGAAGGCTCTTTCTCAAACAGCAAATCAATCTGCTTTATCAGACTTCCATCATCTCTTACAGCAATGTCGCCGGCGAATTCATCAACCGATGAGAGTAGCAATTGTCGGAGTCATTAAAGCTGGCAAATCAACCCTGATGAACGCGCTTTTACAGGAGAAAATGGTGGCAACTGGCAAAGTCGAAGCGACTTTTAATATTAACTGGCTTAAATATGCCGAACAACCGGCTCTTAAAGTCTATTTTAAAGATGAAAACCGTCCTCCTGAAGCGAAATCTTTTTCCCAATTAGAAGCCCTCACTTTACGTCCTGAAGAACACCAAGATTATCTCCTTAGTATCAAATATATTGAGGTTTCTTGTCCTAACCCTATCCTCAAAACTTTCCATATTATTGATACCCCCGGCTTAAAGTCTTTTTATGAGGAAGACTCGAAAAATACCCAAGAGTTTTTACAATTACACGGAGAGGAATTAACTAATGTTACCCAAAAAGAAGCAGCTAACGCCGATGCTGTTCTATATCTATTTAGTCAAAGTATCGGTCAAGGAGATGCGGAAACCCTACAAGCTTTTCAAGGCCCTTTAGCGGGTAATGCTACCCCCATCAATGCTATTGGAGTTTTAACCAAAGTCGATATTTATGCAACTGATCCTAATATTAACAACCCGATGGTGGCTGGTAGTCGCGTTGCTAATGGACTATTGGAAAAAGCCCAAGTTCGCCGTCTATTTTATACTATTTATCCAATTTGTGGATTATTAGCTGAAGGATCTCAAACTCTCAGTGAAAAACATCTAGATATTTTGAACCGGCTGGCACAACTTCCTCAAAAGCGATTTAAGAGTTTAAGTCGCTATACTTCTAAGTTTACCGATCCCTACGAGCTTGATGATATTCCTGTTAGTCAAGATGACCGAAAAGCTATAGAAAAGCAATTAGGACTTTATGGAGTAATTCTCGCTTATGAGCTTATTAATTCAGGGATAAATAGTCGAGAACAGTTAGCCGAAGAACTCTTGAAAAAAACCGGAGTTAACGAATTACGTCAACTGGTTTTATCTCATTTTGGACATCGCTCTTTGCTCATTAAATTAGGTAAAGTTTTACAGGATATTTCGAGTAATTATTTTCAACTGCGTCAACGTTTACAAGGAGAAGCCTTAGATATTTTAGAAGAAATTAGCGGTCAATTTGATGCCTTACAATCCAAACAACACGCTTTTGCTGAGTTAGATGTCCTCAGAAGTCATTATGAAGGAAAACTCAATTTTGATGAAAAGGAAGAAAAACAGCTTTTAGCTGTCACGGGTGAAAATGGGATTTCCTGTGGAGAACGCTTAGAACTCAGTGAACAGGCCACCATTGAGGAAATGATTCCTGTGGCGATTGAACGGATGCAGTATTGGCATACCAGAGCCAATGATTATATGTCTGGCGATCGCGCTACGATTGCGGCGGCGACGGTTTTGACTCGTTCCTATGACCGCATTCTTTATCGACTGCAAAAAGCCAAGGAATATTTACAAAAAGCCAATGACTATTTGTATTTCTAA
- a CDS encoding Hsp70 family protein produces the protein MGVDFGTCYSSAALLIDSTPRPIKEPLKQGYSFPSSIYLTEEGEILVGQAAENKRQKNPQRYRNEFKRKIEAELKRKDMEEKERQLSLSNAKIRCYSCGRINAVMGDETAFSCRHCGTNINVAARNKELIFDEPTSFLKKILDLL, from the coding sequence TTGGGAGTTGATTTCGGAACTTGTTACTCTAGTGCAGCGTTATTAATTGATAGCACACCTAGACCCATTAAAGAACCCCTCAAACAAGGCTATTCTTTCCCTTCTAGTATTTATTTAACTGAAGAAGGAGAAATCTTAGTCGGTCAAGCGGCTGAAAATAAACGTCAGAAAAATCCTCAACGCTATCGCAACGAATTTAAGCGTAAAATAGAAGCAGAGCTTAAGCGTAAAGATATGGAGGAGAAAGAACGCCAGTTAAGCCTTAGTAATGCAAAAATACGCTGTTACTCTTGTGGAAGAATTAATGCTGTAATGGGAGATGAAACTGCCTTTAGCTGTCGCCATTGTGGAACTAATATCAATGTCGCTGCTCGTAACAAAGAATTAATTTTTGACGAACCAACTTCTTTCTTAAAGAAAATTTTAGATCTTTTGTGA
- a CDS encoding nucleotide exchange factor GrpE codes for MMFTDWQDTFENWFPLLKEKREAENLALQAEEIVRQLNSLPPVDTDNRDIITVLKSVCLLLERFQEHSEQLIQEHGEQVNQKESVISPPVEVIQTEDVPSSTELPSPPPIRRETPEEKPSITAQELMRLRDWVLLANSGEGEEKASPKVLEAIYKQLGKILEKEGITSLEKTGSFNYEKQQVVSTQATNDPEKEDLIYDTVRPGYLFHERLIRPQEVIVYTYDTSLATPEVS; via the coding sequence ATGATGTTTACTGATTGGCAAGACACCTTTGAAAATTGGTTTCCTTTACTGAAAGAGAAACGAGAAGCAGAAAACCTTGCTTTACAAGCTGAAGAAATTGTCCGTCAATTAAATAGTTTGCCCCCTGTTGATACAGATAATCGAGATATTATTACTGTTCTTAAGTCTGTCTGTTTACTGTTAGAACGGTTTCAAGAACATTCTGAACAACTTATTCAAGAGCATGGCGAACAAGTTAATCAAAAAGAATCTGTAATTAGCCCCCCCGTTGAAGTAATTCAAACAGAAGACGTTCCTTCTTCAACTGAGTTGCCGTCTCCTCCTCCTATTAGGCGAGAAACTCCCGAAGAAAAACCTTCAATTACAGCACAGGAATTGATGAGATTGAGAGATTGGGTCTTATTAGCCAACAGTGGGGAAGGAGAAGAAAAAGCCAGTCCTAAAGTGTTAGAGGCAATCTATAAACAATTAGGTAAAATTCTGGAAAAAGAAGGGATTACTTCCCTAGAAAAAACAGGAAGTTTTAATTATGAAAAACAGCAAGTAGTGTCAACTCAAGCCACTAATGACCCTGAAAAAGAGGATTTAATTTATGATACCGTCAGACCGGGTTATCTATTTCATGAGCGATTAATTCGACCTCAAGAGGTTATTGTTTATACCTATGATACTTCCCTTGCTACCCCAGAGGTTTCTTAA
- a CDS encoding Uma2 family endonuclease, whose product MMTSEGVILNIKNVGLTDEQFYQLCQINENWKLEQTAKGELIIMPPVGAISGNREADLNGFVWLWNRQTGLGKVFSSSTIFILPNGGKRSPDVAWIANERWEALTPEEREKFAPICPDFVIELRSRTDSLELLQEKMQEYLNSGLRLGWLIDPQNQQVEIYRQNQSVEVISLPTTLSGENVLPQFVLELPMF is encoded by the coding sequence ATGATGACTTCTGAAGGGGTTATTTTAAATATCAAAAATGTGGGGTTAACTGATGAACAGTTTTATCAACTCTGCCAAATTAATGAGAATTGGAAACTGGAACAAACTGCCAAAGGGGAATTAATAATTATGCCTCCCGTTGGCGCAATCAGTGGCAACCGAGAAGCCGATTTAAACGGTTTTGTCTGGTTATGGAATCGTCAAACTGGACTGGGAAAGGTCTTTAGTTCTTCTACCATTTTTATCTTACCCAATGGGGGAAAACGTTCTCCTGATGTGGCTTGGATTGCTAATGAACGTTGGGAAGCATTAACCCCAGAAGAACGAGAAAAATTTGCCCCTATTTGTCCTGATTTTGTTATAGAATTGCGTTCTCGTACCGATTCTTTAGAGCTTCTCCAAGAGAAAATGCAAGAATATCTTAATAGTGGTTTACGGTTAGGTTGGTTAATCGATCCCCAAAATCAACAAGTAGAAATCTATCGTCAAAATCAATCGGTAGAAGTTATCTCATTACCGACAACTTTATCAGGAGAAAATGTTTTACCCCAATTTGTGTTAGAGTTACCTATGTTCTGA